TAAGGCTGCGGCAGGGTCAGGCTGCCCTCCAGCCTGCCGATAGGCGCGTTCATCTTGTCCAACTCCAATTCGCTCAGAAGGCCATGTCGAGCGCAACGCCGATCGTCCGCGGCTGCAACGGCGAGATCGCGAGGAAGCTCGGCCGGTTGAGCCCGTCGGCCATCGTCGACCGCGCCATCTCCCCCTTATTGTCGAGCAGATTGCGGGCATATGCGCGCACTGTCCAGTGATCGCCCAGGGTCACCGACGCGTTGAGGTCGACCGACGTATAGGCTTTGGCGCGCGCGACGAGCGGATCGCTTTCAACCAGCGACAGGCGGCTGCTCGCGTGGCGGACGCCGACGCCAAAGCTGCCCTTGTTGTCGCCGCCAAGTTCGAATTCATAATCGGCGCGCAGCGCACCGCTGAACTTCGGCACCGCAGGCAGACGGTCGCCGTCGACCCCGCTGATGTCTGGCACATCTTCGCTGAGCACCGCGTCGGTGTAGCTGCCCGTCGCGCTGATCGTCAGGCCGGGCGTCGGACGCAGCGCGAAGCTGCCTTCGATGCCCTTGCTCCGCGCCTTGCCGCCGTTGGCGCCGCCCGACACGCCGCCAAAGGAACGCACGACCTGAATATCGGTCCAGTCCATCAAGAAGAGCGCGACATCGACCGAGACCATGCGATCGGCGAAATCGGCCTTCAGTCCGACCTCATAGTTTTTCATTCGGTCGGCATCGACCGTCGGCGGGACATTGGGAACGATGACGTTCGGGCCGCCCGGGCGATAGCCGGTGGCAAGACGCGCATAGAGCATCGCGTCTTCGTTGATGTGGAACTGCGGACTGATCGAATAGGTGAAGACATCCTCGGACGATGTGCCCGGATCGTCGGCCTGCGGCACGATCGCGCCCGAGCTGATCTGGCGGAAGGTCTGTTCGTTACGCGCCCAGCGCACGCCGCCGGTGATCTCGAACTGCTCGCTGAGCTTGAAGGTCGCGTTGCCGAATACTGCATATTCCTTGTAGGTCGCGGGCAAGCCGACGGTGGCGAGCGGGTCGAGCGGTGCGATCGGGTTGCCGGCCATGTCGAACGAGCGGACAAGCTGCGAATTGCTCGTCTTCTCGTCGGTGAAGAAACCCCCGATCAGCCATTCGAAACGTCCGCCGCTCGGCGAGGCGAGCCGCACCTCCTGCGTCCATTTCTTGAGCCCGAGGTCGAGCGCAAAGGGCGTGATACCGGGCGGAATCGCGCCGCCGGTGAGCAGCGGGAAGAGCACGCCAAAAGCATAGCTCGCGTCCTGCACCTGCGCGCTCTGCGTCTTGCTGTATGTCGTTGCCGAGGTCAGCGTCGCGGCGCCGAAATCATAGTCGATCGTCGCCGAATAATAATCGAGATCGACGTCGAAGGATTCGGGCACATAATTGTTGTACGAACGCCCGTCGCCGAGCCGCCGGCCGGTGAGGTCGGCGGCATAGAGACCATTGCCCTCGGAATCGAGCGACTGCCAGATGCCCGCCAGCTTCACGCTGAGATCGGACGTCGGCGTCCACAACAGGGCGACGCGGCCGCCGCGCTGTTCATAATTATTCTGGTCCTTCAGCGCGGCATTGTTGACGCTGTCGACCCAACCCGGCGTGCTGCGCCAGGCAAAGCTGCCGCTGACCGCGAGCTTGTCCTGAACGATCGGCACATTGACCATCGCCTGCGCGCCCCAGCCGAGCCCGTCGCCGCCCTTGATCGCGAAACCTTCGACGCCCGCCTTGACGCTGAACCTGTTCGTGTCGGGCTGGACGGTGACATATTTCACCAGGCCGCCGATCGAGCTCGCGCCATAGAGCGTGCCCTGCGGTCCCTTGAGCACTTCGATCCGTTGCAGATCATAGGGCATGAGGTCGATCGTGAAGGCCCCGGCGCGGTTATAGATCGCGCTCGACCCCACTGGCGCGTCGTCGAGATAGATGCCGACGGTCTGGCTGTTGTTGAGCGGCGCGACGCCGCGCAGCGTGATCGTCGTCTGTCCCGGCGTGCCGCTGTTGCTGACATTCATGCCGGGAACATAGCCGGCATAATCGACTAGCGAAGCCGAACCCTGTTCCTGCAGTTCGTCGCCGCTGACGACGGCGATCGAGATCGGCACATCCTGTACATTCTGCGTGCGCTTCTGTGCGGTCACGACGATTTCGCCGCTCGTTTCGACGGCGGCAGCGTCCTGCGCCTGCGCCGGCATAGCGGCGACGACCGCGGCGATGCTGGCTGCAATAAAGAGTCCCTGTTTCATCGTCTTACCCCCAGACTTGGGCGAGCAGGCGGCGGAAATTGCCACCGAGCACGGCCCGGATGTTTTCGTTGGAATAGCCCCGGCGAATGAGTTCTTCGGTGAGATCGAAGGTCTTGAGCGGATGGTCGAAACCGTCGATGTCGATCTTGTCGCGGAAGGCGTAGCTGCCCTTGTAGCTGCCCTTGAGCAGGGCGTATTCGTCGGGCTTCATATCGTCATAGCCATGGAGGTCCGCGTCCGATCCGATGCCGACATGGTCGATCCCCACCAGTTTGGCGACATGGTCGATATGGTCGGCCATATGCCCGACATTGGTCGGGTCGCTCGTGCGGACGAACATGCGCACCCCGGTGATCCCCATCACCCCGCCCTTCGCCGCGAGCGCCTTGATCGCCGCATCGGTCTTGACGCGCGGGTGGTCGACAAGCGCGCGGGCGTTGCTGTGCGTGATCGCGATCGGCCCCTTGGCGATTTCGATGGCGTCGAGAGTCGTCTTGTCGCCGCAATGCGAGACGTCGATGAGCATCTTCTGCTTTTCCATCTCGGCGATGATCGCGGCGCCATAGTCGCTGACCCCGCCATCGACGCGTTCGGTGCTGCCCGATCCAATCAGGTTTTGCGTGTTATAGGTGAGCTGCGCGCAGCGCAGGCCGAGGCGGCGAAACAGCGCGACATCCTCGATCTTCTCGAAATGCTCGGCATTCTGGATCCCCATGATCACCGCGCATTTCTTGTCCGCCTTGGCGCGGTCGAGGTCCTGCACCGTATCCACAAGCGTGAAGACATGGCTGTTGCGCCCGGCGAACCCCTGCCAGCCCGCGAGGAATTCGAGCGCCTGCACCTTTGCGTCCGGGCCGCCGAGGCCATAAGCGTTGTGAAAACCGGTGATGCCGGACGCCTTGAACTCGGCAGCTTCGGCATCGGTCAGCCGATGCGCGACATAATTCGCGTCCAGCGTGATCTTGAGCGGCGCGAGCATGTCGATGACGAGCGACGAGGCGACCAGATCGACCGCGCGACGCGAGTAGCTCTTCCCCGGAGCCGCGGCAAAGGCATAGGCACCCTTGTTGATCATCGGCACCGACACAGCAGCACCCACCACGCCCGCGAGTGCCGCGCGGCGCGTAATCTGGAACGACGCCGTCATCCCAACCTCCCTCTTTTATAGTTTCAATCTAGACTATTGTCCTAATCAGAAAATTGTCAACCCATTTAGGACATATATTTGTCATCATCCCCAGATTTCGGGCGGGCAATGGATCAGGCCGTCGCGATAGGCGACGCCCGGATCGCGATCGCGCGCGAGAAAGGTCGGCCCGTCGAGGTCGACGATGTCGCAAAGCTGGCCGACGAGATAGGAGGGCGCCATCGACAGGCTGGTGCCCATCATATTGCCGACCATGACGTCGAGCCCGAGCTTCTTCGCCTGCCGCGCGATCGCCAGCCCCTCGGTCAGCCCGCCGCATTTATCGAGCTTGATATTCACCACGTCGAACCGCCCGACGAGCGAGGCGGTGTCGGCGAGCGACAGCGCGCTTTCATCGGCGACGAACGGCAAGGGGCGCTTCAATCCGTCGAGATCGGCCTCGCGTCCGCGCTTCAGCGGTTGTTCGAGCTGCGCGACGCGCGCCGAGACGAGCACGGGCAGCAATTCGGCGAGCGTCGCGACGTCATAGCCCTGATTGGCATCGACCCCGATCCACGCGTGCGGCCGCGCGGTGCGGATCGCAACGACGCGCGCGATATCGTCGGCAAGGTCGCCGGTCAGCTTGACCTTGACCGGCGCCTCGGGATCGATCGCAAGCGCGGCTTTCGCCATCGCCTCCGCGCGGTCGGCACCAAGCGTAAGCGTCGAGCGCAGCGCCTTGGGCGGGTTCAGCCCGGCAAGCTTCCAGACCGGAGTTTCCATCTGCCTGGCCTCAAGATCCCAGAAGGCGCAGTCGAGCGCGTTGCGCGCGCCGCCCGGGGGGAGAAGCTGTTGCAGATCGTCACGCGTCGCGCCGTCTTCGATCGCGCCGCGCACGCGCGTCGCCTCGGCCAGCATATGGTCGATATCGTCGCCGAGATAATAGACCCCGGCGCCCTCCCCGCGCCCGACATGCGTCCCGTCCGAAAGCTCGGCGACGAGCAATGCGGTTTCGGTGAAGACATGCCCCGAAATGCGGAACGGCTGGTGATAGGGAAAACGCTCGACCCGAAGGTCGAGCGTCAATTCCTTTATGCGTTGCGTCGCCATCAATAGACCATTCCGAAGCCGTAGAGATGGAAGGCGAGCGTCACCCAGACGAGGACCAGTGCGGCAAGGATCAGCAACACCGCGCCGAGCTTCATCGTCCAGCGGCGCTTGTCCTTGATGCTGAGCCACAGGTGCCAGGCCGCCGTCGCGAGCAGCCCGAAGGCAGCGAGCGGCGTCAGAATGCGCAGCAGGTGGATCAGCCAGTCGAGCGGGCCGCCGAGGCTGCCGATATCGGCCGAGAAGGCCGCGATCAGCCCGATCCAGCCGGCGAGCGCGCCGAGCGCGAGCCAGGCGAAGACCCGCGACAGGCGGTAGGCGCGCCGCGCCTTGCCCTCGAGCGCGAAGTCCGCCTTGAAGCTGCGGCGTACCAGCGCCCGCACCGGCCACGCCAGCGCCGCGAGCAGGATGATGCCGAAAGCGAAGATCAGCGCCGGATTGAGCCATGCCGCATTGACACTCGCCGGGGCGGGTTCGAACACCATGAAGGGCGAACCGCCGTCGACGCTCCAGCGCACGACGCGGCCGTCCTTGACCTCGGCGGCGACGCGCTCGCCGGTGCCGGTGTCGCGCCATACGAAGGGCTCGACCTCGACCCAGTCGCGTGCGCCGGCACCAAGGCCGTCGAGCGCCGGCAGCGTGATCTTGCCGTCCTCGGTCAGCGAGATCGTCAACTGGCCGAGCAGGCCGAACAGGCTCGCAAAATTGGTGAAGCTGCCGCGGCTGCTGACATAATGGCCGACCATCATTTGCGCATGTTCTTTGGCGGTCTTCGCATCGACCTGCCCCGGCTTGTCGGCACCCGGCAGATAACGATCGGCGAATTTGTGGAACAGCGCGCTGCGGATCGCGCCCGCATCGCCCTGCGTCCCGGCGCTGTTCATCGAGATATAGACGCCGATGTCGGCGTCGGGGAACAGCCATAGATAGCTATGGAACCAGACGGTGTCGCCGCCATGCGCGATCGCGCGGTGGCCGTTGACCCATTGTTCGTAAAAACCGAGCGCCATGCTGTTGAGCGGCCCGACACCGGGCGCCTTGAAATCATGCATCTGCTTCGCGGTTTCGGGCTTCAGGAGGCCTGCGCCGTCATTCAGATGCGCGATCATAAATTTGCCCATGTCAGCGCCGCTCGCCGACAGGCTGCCCGCGGGTGCCGGGACGACGATCTCGAACGGCTTCGCCTTTTGCGTGACGTCGGGATAGCCCTTTGCCATATGCGGCGCGAGATTGGCGGGCAGCGGCTGGCGGAAGGTCGAATGCGCCATGCCCAGCGGCTTGAAGATATGATTGTCGACATAATCGTCGAAATCCTGGCCGCTCACCCGCTCGACGATATAACCCGCGAGTGCGGTCGCATAGTTCGAGTAGGCGGGCGTCGTACCGGGCGCGAAGACGCGGTCGGGCAGCGCGAGCGGCATCTGCTGCTTCAGCGTCATCACCGCTTTGGGATCACTGCTGATCAGATGGCGGATCGATTCCTGGAAACCCGCGGTGTGCGTCATGATGTTGCGCATCGTCACCGGCTTGCCCTCAAAGGGCGGAATCTTGAAATCGAGATAGGCGTTGACGTCCTTGTCGAGGTCGATCTTGCCCGCCTCGACCTGCTGCATCACCGCGGTCCAGGTGAGGAGTTTCGACACCGATCCGGGCCGGAACAGCGTCGTCTCAGGCAGGACCGGCGCGCGCTTGGCGACGTCGGAAAAGCCATAGCCTTTTTGGAGCACGACCTGATTGCCGCGCACGACGACGACGACCGCGCCCGGAATGCGCGCGCGTTCGAGCGCGTAGGGCAGATAGCCGTCAAGCCAGGCCTCAAGATCCTTGGCGTCGAGCGCGACCGGCGCTGTGGCGGTTCTTGCAGCCGGAACCGCGGCAGCTTCGGCTTTCTTTACGGTCGGTGCAGGCACAGGCCCCTGCGCCGCCAGCGGCAGCGCGGCAAAAGCCGCCAGCCCGATCATCGCCTTTCGGATGAAACGCATCGCTTTCCCCTTTTCATTGTCGTGGCCTGTCACATCTTGCAGCAAGCCGCGCGACCCCTTACCAAGGGACCAACATCTGTTGGCCCGATAGGGACATAATGATCCTGATTGGAAAATTGTCAAATATGGAATGGAAAAATTAATGGCTGATCGCGGAGCCCCGCCAACGCTCGGCACGGTGATGAAGAGCATTCGCTCGCGAAACGGCTGGACGCTCAAGGAAATGAGCGCGAAATCGGGCATCCCGGTCTCGACATTGTCGAAGGTCGAGCACGACCGGCTGACGCTGAGCTATGACAAGCTCCAGCAGCTCAGCCAGCGACTCAACATCCGCATGTCGGACCTGTTCGCCGAAGACGAAGGCGACAGTTCGCCGCGCGTGACCGGCCGTCGCAGCATCGGCACGATCGACCAGGCCGTGCGCGTCACCACCGACAATTACGACTATCATTATCTCTGCACCGACCTCCGGCAAAAGCGAATGATCCCGATCATCACGCGGATTCGCGCGCACAGCGCCCGCGAATTCGGCGATCTCGTCCGCCATCAGGGTGAGGAATTCATCTTCGTGCTCGAAGGCGAGGTCGAAATTCACACCGAATTCTATGACCCGGTCGCGCTCAAGACCGGTCAGGGCATCTATCTCGATTCGTCGATGGGCCACGCCTATGTCGTTGCCGAGGGATATGAAGAGGCGCTGGTCCTCGGCGTCTGTTCGAGCGCCGACGACGGGCTGATGGACAGCTTGATGAGCCTGCACGGCTGACACCCCAGGTCACGGAGAAATTGATGGCATCGCACCGGCGCTTCGCACCTTCCTTCATGCTGCTTTGCAGTTCGATGCTCGTATCCGCGTCGGTGGCCGCACAGGCGCCCGCCTACGACCTCATCATCCGCGGCGGGACGATCTACGACGGATCGGGCAAAGCGCCGGTGGTCGGCGATGTCGCGATCAAGGACGACCGGATCGTCGCCGTCGGCAAGGTCGACGGCACCGCAAAGAGCGAGGTCACAGCCAAGGGCATGGCGGTCGCGCCGGGCTTCATCAACATGCTGAGCTGGGCGACCGAGTCGCTGATCGCCGACCCGAAGAGCCAGAGCGACATCCGCCAGGGCGTGACGCTCGAGGTGATGGGCGAAGGCTGGTCGATGGGGCCGGTGAACGCGACGATGAAGGCGCTGGAAACCGAACGACAGGGCGACATCAAATTTCCGATCGAGTGGACGAGCCTCGGCGATTATCTTGGCTGGCTCGAAAAGCGCGGCGTCTCGACCAATGTCGCGAGCTTCGTCGGCGCCGCGACGGTTCGCGTGCATGAGCTGGGCGAAGGCGATGTCGACCCGACGCCCGAGCAGCTTACCCGCATGCGTGCGCTGGTGAAGCAGGCGATGAACGAGGGCGCGATGGGGGTCGGCAGTTCGATCATCTATGCCCCCGGTTCCTATGCCGAAACCGACGAGCTTGTCGCGCTGACGAGCGAAGCGGCGAAATGCGGCGGCATGTATATCAGCCATATGCGTTCCGAAGGCGACCGGATCGAGGAAGCCGTCGACGAGCTGATCGACATCTCGCGCCGCTCGGGCGCGCCCGCCGAGATCTATCATCTCAAGATGGCGGGGCGCAGCAACTGGGGCAAGCTCGACACGATCGTGAAAAAGATCGAGGACGCGCGGGCCGAAGGACTTAAGATCACGACCGACATGTACACTTACACCGCCGGCGCGACGGGGCTCGATGCCGCGATGCCGACGTGGGTGCAGGCAGGCGGACTCGAGGAGTGGATCAAGCGGCTGAAAGACTCCGCGATCCGCGCGCGCGTC
This window of the Sphingopyxis sp. CCNWLW2 genome carries:
- a CDS encoding TonB-dependent receptor, whose amino-acid sequence is MKQGLFIAASIAAVVAAMPAQAQDAAAVETSGEIVVTAQKRTQNVQDVPISIAVVSGDELQEQGSASLVDYAGYVPGMNVSNSGTPGQTTITLRGVAPLNNSQTVGIYLDDAPVGSSAIYNRAGAFTIDLMPYDLQRIEVLKGPQGTLYGASSIGGLVKYVTVQPDTNRFSVKAGVEGFAIKGGDGLGWGAQAMVNVPIVQDKLAVSGSFAWRSTPGWVDSVNNAALKDQNNYEQRGGRVALLWTPTSDLSVKLAGIWQSLDSEGNGLYAADLTGRRLGDGRSYNNYVPESFDVDLDYYSATIDYDFGAATLTSATTYSKTQSAQVQDASYAFGVLFPLLTGGAIPPGITPFALDLGLKKWTQEVRLASPSGGRFEWLIGGFFTDEKTSNSQLVRSFDMAGNPIAPLDPLATVGLPATYKEYAVFGNATFKLSEQFEITGGVRWARNEQTFRQISSGAIVPQADDPGTSSEDVFTYSISPQFHINEDAMLYARLATGYRPGGPNVIVPNVPPTVDADRMKNYEVGLKADFADRMVSVDVALFLMDWTDIQVVRSFGGVSGGANGGKARSKGIEGSFALRPTPGLTISATGSYTDAVLSEDVPDISGVDGDRLPAVPKFSGALRADYEFELGGDNKGSFGVGVRHASSRLSLVESDPLVARAKAYTSVDLNASVTLGDHWTVRAYARNLLDNKGEMARSTMADGLNRPSFLAISPLQPRTIGVALDMAF
- a CDS encoding dipeptidase — translated: MTASFQITRRAALAGVVGAAVSVPMINKGAYAFAAAPGKSYSRRAVDLVASSLVIDMLAPLKITLDANYVAHRLTDAEAAEFKASGITGFHNAYGLGGPDAKVQALEFLAGWQGFAGRNSHVFTLVDTVQDLDRAKADKKCAVIMGIQNAEHFEKIEDVALFRRLGLRCAQLTYNTQNLIGSGSTERVDGGVSDYGAAIIAEMEKQKMLIDVSHCGDKTTLDAIEIAKGPIAITHSNARALVDHPRVKTDAAIKALAAKGGVMGITGVRMFVRTSDPTNVGHMADHIDHVAKLVGIDHVGIGSDADLHGYDDMKPDEYALLKGSYKGSYAFRDKIDIDGFDHPLKTFDLTEELIRRGYSNENIRAVLGGNFRRLLAQVWG
- a CDS encoding dipeptide epimerase, with the protein product MATQRIKELTLDLRVERFPYHQPFRISGHVFTETALLVAELSDGTHVGRGEGAGVYYLGDDIDHMLAEATRVRGAIEDGATRDDLQQLLPPGGARNALDCAFWDLEARQMETPVWKLAGLNPPKALRSTLTLGADRAEAMAKAALAIDPEAPVKVKLTGDLADDIARVVAIRTARPHAWIGVDANQGYDVATLAELLPVLVSARVAQLEQPLKRGREADLDGLKRPLPFVADESALSLADTASLVGRFDVVNIKLDKCGGLTEGLAIARQAKKLGLDVMVGNMMGTSLSMAPSYLVGQLCDIVDLDGPTFLARDRDPGVAYRDGLIHCPPEIWG
- a CDS encoding serine hydrolase domain-containing protein, which produces MRFIRKAMIGLAAFAALPLAAQGPVPAPTVKKAEAAAVPAARTATAPVALDAKDLEAWLDGYLPYALERARIPGAVVVVVRGNQVVLQKGYGFSDVAKRAPVLPETTLFRPGSVSKLLTWTAVMQQVEAGKIDLDKDVNAYLDFKIPPFEGKPVTMRNIMTHTAGFQESIRHLISSDPKAVMTLKQQMPLALPDRVFAPGTTPAYSNYATALAGYIVERVSGQDFDDYVDNHIFKPLGMAHSTFRQPLPANLAPHMAKGYPDVTQKAKPFEIVVPAPAGSLSASGADMGKFMIAHLNDGAGLLKPETAKQMHDFKAPGVGPLNSMALGFYEQWVNGHRAIAHGGDTVWFHSYLWLFPDADIGVYISMNSAGTQGDAGAIRSALFHKFADRYLPGADKPGQVDAKTAKEHAQMMVGHYVSSRGSFTNFASLFGLLGQLTISLTEDGKITLPALDGLGAGARDWVEVEPFVWRDTGTGERVAAEVKDGRVVRWSVDGGSPFMVFEPAPASVNAAWLNPALIFAFGIILLAALAWPVRALVRRSFKADFALEGKARRAYRLSRVFAWLALGALAGWIGLIAAFSADIGSLGGPLDWLIHLLRILTPLAAFGLLATAAWHLWLSIKDKRRWTMKLGAVLLILAALVLVWVTLAFHLYGFGMVY
- a CDS encoding helix-turn-helix domain-containing protein; translated protein: MADRGAPPTLGTVMKSIRSRNGWTLKEMSAKSGIPVSTLSKVEHDRLTLSYDKLQQLSQRLNIRMSDLFAEDEGDSSPRVTGRRSIGTIDQAVRVTTDNYDYHYLCTDLRQKRMIPIITRIRAHSAREFGDLVRHQGEEFIFVLEGEVEIHTEFYDPVALKTGQGIYLDSSMGHAYVVAEGYEEALVLGVCSSADDGLMDSLMSLHG
- a CDS encoding N-acyl-D-amino-acid deacylase family protein, producing MASHRRFAPSFMLLCSSMLVSASVAAQAPAYDLIIRGGTIYDGSGKAPVVGDVAIKDDRIVAVGKVDGTAKSEVTAKGMAVAPGFINMLSWATESLIADPKSQSDIRQGVTLEVMGEGWSMGPVNATMKALETERQGDIKFPIEWTSLGDYLGWLEKRGVSTNVASFVGAATVRVHELGEGDVDPTPEQLTRMRALVKQAMNEGAMGVGSSIIYAPGSYAETDELVALTSEAAKCGGMYISHMRSEGDRIEEAVDELIDISRRSGAPAEIYHLKMAGRSNWGKLDTIVKKIEDARAEGLKITTDMYTYTAGATGLDAAMPTWVQAGGLEEWIKRLKDSAIRARVAEEMKKPGSNWENLYFGAGADKMILSGFKNDALKPLTGKTLAEVAAMRGKSPEETAMDLVVEDGSRVGTVYFLMSEDNVRKQVQLPWMSFGSDAASQATEGVFLKSGAHPRTYGNFARLLGRYVRDEKLIPLEQAVYRLTTLPATNLGIKDRGALRPGYYADVVVFDPATIGDRSTFEKPHQYSVGMRDVFVNGVGVLRNGEHSGATPGRAVRGAGWNRCS